In the Vicingaceae bacterium genome, one interval contains:
- the argS gene encoding arginine--tRNA ligase: protein MKRLADQLQKHLLEIIHQQYNVNLEPSSIQIEQTNPAFEGELTWVIFPVLKLLKSSPQSVGETVGKILIEKYPGFYQKFEVVKGFLNLSFTDHALVDAMPDKISKSDVTADTLMIEFASPNTNKPLHLGHIRNILIGWSFSQLLEWKGHKVIKANLINDRGIHICKSMIAWKLFANGETPESSGMKGDHLVGKYYVMFDQTYKQQVEEGMKNGLSKEEAEQQAPIMLRARELLKKWEEGDEETLQLWKMMNSWVYKGFDETFEKLGVSFDEIYYESDTYLLGKKAVNEGLEKGIFYKKEDGSVWCDLTAEGLDHKLLLRSDGTSVYITQDIGTAIERFEKHPGLKGIIYVVGNEQEYHFKVLFAILKKLGYSWADRCYHLSYGMVELPEGKMKSREGTVVDADDLIEKMIQQAAETAQNLGKIDDLDDNQRRKLYFQIGMGALKYFILKVDPKKNMIFNPKESIDLNGHTGPFIQYTHARICSLLKKAGWNLENESIFIDKNLSFHLTPEERSLVKKMIQFNEIIDESVATYNISILANYIYDLSKTYNHFYQTIPILKESNEAKRNYRLKISAITAAIIKNGLNILGIEAPEKM, encoded by the coding sequence ATGAAAAGATTGGCAGATCAGTTGCAAAAACATCTTTTAGAAATCATTCATCAACAATATAATGTAAACCTGGAACCTTCATCCATTCAAATCGAACAAACAAATCCTGCATTTGAAGGTGAACTTACCTGGGTTATTTTTCCCGTTTTAAAACTATTGAAATCATCGCCTCAATCTGTTGGAGAAACTGTCGGAAAAATTTTGATTGAAAAATATCCCGGTTTTTACCAAAAATTTGAAGTTGTCAAAGGTTTTTTAAACCTTAGTTTTACAGATCATGCATTGGTCGACGCAATGCCCGATAAAATTTCAAAATCAGACGTAACTGCCGACACTTTGATGATTGAGTTTGCCTCGCCCAACACCAACAAACCTTTGCACCTTGGGCATATAAGAAACATTTTGATTGGATGGAGTTTTTCTCAATTGCTTGAATGGAAAGGACACAAAGTGATCAAAGCAAATTTAATCAATGACCGTGGTATTCACATCTGCAAATCAATGATTGCCTGGAAACTTTTTGCCAACGGGGAAACCCCCGAATCTTCAGGAATGAAAGGCGACCACCTGGTAGGGAAATATTATGTGATGTTTGATCAGACATACAAACAACAAGTGGAAGAAGGAATGAAAAATGGTTTGTCGAAAGAAGAAGCAGAACAACAAGCCCCGATCATGCTCCGGGCAAGAGAATTATTGAAAAAATGGGAAGAAGGAGATGAAGAAACTTTGCAATTGTGGAAAATGATGAATAGTTGGGTCTACAAAGGATTTGACGAAACGTTTGAAAAACTTGGGGTAAGCTTCGACGAGATTTATTATGAATCCGACACATATCTCCTTGGAAAAAAAGCTGTGAATGAAGGATTGGAAAAAGGGATTTTTTATAAAAAAGAAGACGGTTCGGTTTGGTGTGATCTGACTGCCGAAGGTCTTGATCATAAATTATTACTCAGGTCAGACGGTACGTCAGTATATATTACACAAGATATAGGAACTGCCATTGAACGTTTTGAAAAACATCCCGGACTCAAAGGCATTATCTATGTTGTAGGGAATGAACAAGAATATCACTTTAAGGTTTTATTTGCCATTTTAAAAAAACTTGGATATTCCTGGGCAGACAGGTGCTATCATCTGTCATATGGTATGGTTGAATTGCCCGAAGGAAAAATGAAATCCAGGGAAGGTACTGTGGTGGATGCCGATGACTTAATTGAAAAAATGATACAACAAGCCGCCGAAACAGCACAAAACCTCGGAAAAATAGATGATTTGGACGATAATCAACGCCGGAAACTTTATTTTCAAATCGGTATGGGTGCACTCAAATACTTTATCCTAAAAGTGGATCCTAAAAAAAACATGATTTTCAACCCCAAAGAAAGTATCGATCTGAACGGACATACCGGACCTTTCATTCAATATACTCATGCCCGCATTTGCAGTTTATTGAAAAAAGCCGGATGGAATCTTGAAAATGAATCTATTTTTATCGACAAAAATTTGTCTTTTCATTTAACACCGGAAGAAAGATCTTTAGTCAAAAAAATGATTCAATTCAATGAAATTATAGACGAGTCGGTTGCTACATACAACATTTCCATTTTAGCCAATTATATTTATGATCTTTCAAAAACATACAATCATTTTTATCAAACCATACCCATTCTCAAAGAGTCAAACGAAGCAAAAAGAAATTATCGTCTGAAAATTTCGGCCATTACCGCAGCGATCATAAAAAACGGTTTAAACATCTTAGGCATTGAGGCCCCTGAAAAAATGTAA
- a CDS encoding CoA transferase, protein MKILRGIQVIDLSSVLAGPSVASFLGECGAEVIKIENAATNGDVTRTWKIPGENSPTHISAYYACCNAFKKIKKWDLNDPHACESLYLLIQQSDILITNFKKNTLLKFGLDYDAVKQLKKDIIYAHLSGFGPDDSRVAYDLVLQAESGWMYLNREENDFPLKVPVAIIDLFAAHQLKEAILLALIKRMKTGKGSYIHCSLIDAALAALANQATNFLTGGVNPRPSGSLHPNIAPYGELFKTADNRWLVLAIGSDEQFQKLCTLLDLSGLATDPKFSSNPLRVKFRHELFQLLQDKIKDLEFEYLYEQLKKLQIPAAGIYDVAEAFQKHSAGNVVLKTEVDGVEVTTIRQLVAQIKD, encoded by the coding sequence ATGAAAATTCTCCGGGGGATTCAGGTCATTGATTTATCCTCAGTATTGGCCGGACCATCTGTGGCTTCTTTTTTGGGAGAATGTGGGGCAGAAGTCATCAAAATCGAAAATGCGGCAACCAACGGTGACGTAACCAGAACCTGGAAAATTCCGGGTGAAAACAGCCCAACACATATATCTGCTTATTACGCTTGTTGTAACGCATTCAAAAAAATAAAAAAATGGGATTTAAACGACCCTCATGCTTGCGAATCTCTTTATTTGTTGATTCAGCAATCGGATATACTCATTACAAATTTTAAAAAAAATACCTTGTTGAAATTTGGACTGGATTATGATGCTGTCAAACAGTTGAAAAAGGATATCATTTATGCTCATTTGAGTGGTTTTGGTCCGGATGATTCGCGTGTTGCGTACGATCTTGTGCTTCAAGCCGAGAGTGGTTGGATGTATTTAAACAGAGAAGAAAATGATTTTCCACTTAAGGTGCCGGTTGCAATCATAGATTTGTTTGCAGCACACCAATTAAAAGAAGCTATATTACTGGCACTTATCAAGAGAATGAAAACCGGAAAAGGTTCCTATATACATTGTTCGTTGATTGATGCTGCTTTGGCTGCTTTGGCCAATCAAGCCACCAATTTTTTAACCGGAGGTGTTAATCCACGTCCGTCCGGATCATTGCATCCAAACATTGCCCCATACGGAGAATTGTTTAAAACAGCCGACAACCGGTGGTTGGTTCTAGCTATTGGCAGCGACGAACAATTTCAGAAACTTTGCACTTTACTGGATTTATCAGGGTTAGCCACCGATCCGAAATTTTCAAGCAATCCTTTGAGAGTCAAATTTCGTCACGAGTTATTTCAACTTTTACAAGATAAAATTAAAGATTTGGAATTTGAATATTTATACGAACAATTAAAAAAACTACAAATTCCGGCTGCCGGCATCTACGATGTGGCTGAAGCATTTCAAAAACATTCGGCCGGCAATGTTGTTTTAAAAACCGAGGTGGATGGAGTGGAAGTTACCACTATCCGCCAATTGGTTGCTCAAATCAAGGATTAA
- the rocF gene encoding arginase has protein sequence MPNMNLILNESDLGAGKKGCAYGPEALSLELLENDTFRSLLNNAVKTYRYSTSMIHSKFSGPAKNIDLIYDYQQQVYQSTLPLLDNQKKLLVFSGDHSTSAATIAAMKTQYNPASTGIIWIDAHADFHSPFTTPSGNMHGMPLAIAFGEDNLECKRNDCSDVVVNLWNKLKSISPGNLKIPYQNLIFVGLRDFEPEEYHILQKNNIKIIPPDEFNSINVEDIISTITSHLKYCNHWLVSFDVDSLDPDETSFGTGTPVKNGLRYEKTKAFLKKLFYLPQTKVFEVVEINPLLDNENKMAKFAANIIREILNDNL, from the coding sequence ATGCCAAATATGAATCTAATTTTAAATGAAAGTGATTTGGGTGCCGGAAAAAAAGGTTGCGCCTATGGCCCGGAGGCGTTATCTTTAGAATTACTGGAGAACGATACCTTTAGATCATTGCTAAATAATGCCGTTAAAACTTACAGGTATTCGACAAGCATGATTCATTCAAAATTTTCCGGACCTGCCAAAAACATAGATTTAATTTATGATTATCAACAACAAGTTTATCAATCAACTTTACCCTTGCTTGATAATCAAAAGAAATTATTGGTGTTCTCCGGTGATCATTCTACATCGGCTGCTACCATTGCAGCCATGAAAACTCAATATAATCCGGCCTCAACAGGAATCATCTGGATAGATGCCCACGCCGATTTTCACAGTCCATTTACCACTCCATCGGGAAATATGCATGGCATGCCATTGGCCATTGCTTTTGGAGAAGATAATTTAGAATGTAAACGCAACGATTGTTCTGATGTAGTAGTAAATCTTTGGAATAAATTAAAATCCATTTCTCCGGGTAATTTGAAAATTCCTTATCAAAATTTGATTTTTGTGGGCCTTCGGGATTTCGAACCGGAAGAATACCATATCCTTCAAAAAAACAACATAAAAATAATCCCTCCCGATGAGTTTAACAGTATCAATGTTGAGGATATCATTTCAACCATTACTTCACACTTGAAGTATTGCAACCACTGGTTAGTATCTTTTGATGTAGATTCATTGGATCCGGATGAAACATCCTTCGGAACCGGAACACCGGTAAAAAACGGCTTGCGATATGAAAAAACAAAAGCATTTTTAAAAAAGTTGTTTTATTTACCACAAACAAAAGTATTTGAAGTGGTAGAAATAAACCCATTGCTTGATAATGAAAATAAAATGGCAAAATTTGCGGCAAATATCATCCGTGAAATTTTAAATGATAATTTATGA
- the pdxH gene encoding pyridoxine/pyridoxamine 5'-phosphate oxidase produces the protein MTEDLRNYINGIRREFMQKALSEKDVLSNPYDQFNQWMEEAIASQILDPHAMILATTGKNLQPSVRTVYLRDISREHGLVFYTNYQSKKGRQIEENPQVACLFLWEEIERQVIIEGTVQKAPAQMSDKYFSSRPRESQIGAWASHQSEKLQSRDVLMKRFQEFELKFKNQDVPRPPHWGGYQIFPHYFEFWQGRPNRLHDRIAFSLNQKNEWEIFRLNP, from the coding sequence ATGACAGAGGATCTAAGGAATTATATCAACGGCATACGCAGAGAATTTATGCAAAAAGCCCTTTCAGAAAAGGATGTTCTATCCAATCCCTACGATCAATTTAACCAATGGATGGAAGAAGCAATTGCATCACAGATATTGGACCCACATGCCATGATTTTGGCCACCACCGGAAAAAATCTTCAACCCTCCGTGCGTACTGTTTATTTACGCGATATCTCCCGTGAACACGGCCTTGTTTTTTATACAAATTATCAAAGCAAGAAAGGCAGGCAAATCGAAGAAAATCCACAAGTGGCTTGCTTGTTTCTTTGGGAAGAAATAGAACGTCAGGTTATCATAGAAGGAACCGTGCAAAAGGCACCGGCGCAAATGTCAGACAAATATTTTTCTTCAAGGCCACGTGAGAGTCAAATTGGTGCATGGGCTTCTCATCAAAGCGAGAAACTGCAGAGCAGAGATGTTTTGATGAAAAGGTTTCAAGAATTTGAGTTGAAATTTAAAAATCAGGATGTACCAAGGCCTCCCCATTGGGGTGGATATCAAATTTTTCCCCATTATTTTGAATTCTGGCAAGGGCGGCCAAACCGACTTCACGATAGAATTGCTTTTTCTCTCAATCAAAAGAATGAATGGGAAATTTTCCGTCTTAATCCTTGA
- the speA gene encoding arginine decarboxylase — MKNTYYDLIKQTFDFPQEGFEVKDNELYYHQIPLMEIIKQYGTPLKLTYLPRIGQQIARAKRLFNVAMAKVDYKGSYTYCYCTKSSHFSFILEEVLANDAHLETSSAYDIPLIKNLYKNKKITKEHYIVCNGYKRPMYLEQIAELVNEGFNVIPVIDNKKEIDYYLKHFKKDGVPVGIRIAADEEPTFEFYTSRLGIKYRDIVQFYKDKIKPNKKVQLKMLHFFINTGIKDNAYYWSELLKCLNVYAELKKICPELDILNIGGGLPIKNSLNFQFDYEYMIEEIIFQIKDFCERNEIPEPNIFTEFGTFTVGESGINIYSIIDEKVQNDTETWYMIDNSFITTLPDTWGIDQRYILLAINKWNKPFKRVNLGGLTCDSLDYYNTEAHVNQVFLPQIDEGDDEPLYIGFFHTGAYQESLSGYGGIKHCLIPSPKHVIIDLDDEGNYTTKLFAKEQSYKSMMKILGYE; from the coding sequence ATGAAGAATACATATTATGACTTAATAAAACAAACTTTCGATTTCCCTCAAGAAGGATTTGAAGTAAAAGACAATGAATTGTACTATCATCAAATCCCTTTGATGGAAATCATCAAGCAATATGGCACCCCTCTCAAACTCACATACCTTCCGCGAATAGGCCAACAAATTGCCCGGGCCAAACGTCTTTTCAACGTGGCTATGGCAAAAGTTGACTACAAAGGTAGTTATACTTATTGTTATTGTACAAAAAGTTCGCATTTTTCTTTTATTCTTGAGGAAGTATTGGCCAATGATGCTCATTTGGAAACTTCCTCGGCTTACGATATCCCCTTAATTAAAAATCTTTACAAAAATAAAAAGATTACCAAAGAACATTACATTGTGTGCAATGGATATAAAAGGCCCATGTACCTTGAGCAAATTGCAGAGCTTGTCAATGAAGGTTTTAATGTCATTCCGGTGATTGACAACAAAAAAGAAATTGATTACTATTTGAAACATTTCAAAAAAGACGGTGTTCCGGTAGGTATCAGAATTGCAGCAGACGAAGAACCTACTTTTGAATTCTACACTTCACGACTCGGCATTAAATACAGGGATATTGTCCAATTCTATAAAGATAAGATTAAACCCAACAAAAAAGTGCAGTTGAAAATGCTGCATTTTTTCATCAATACGGGAATTAAGGATAATGCTTATTATTGGAGTGAATTGCTAAAATGCCTCAATGTTTATGCAGAATTGAAAAAAATATGCCCCGAACTGGATATTTTGAACATTGGGGGTGGATTACCCATCAAAAATTCATTAAATTTTCAATTTGACTATGAGTACATGATCGAGGAAATTATTTTTCAAATTAAAGATTTTTGTGAACGAAACGAAATTCCCGAGCCAAATATTTTTACCGAATTTGGAACTTTCACTGTAGGCGAGAGTGGGATCAATATCTATTCCATTATCGACGAAAAAGTGCAAAACGACACAGAAACATGGTATATGATCGATAATTCCTTTATTACCACTTTGCCTGACACCTGGGGAATTGACCAACGTTACATCTTATTGGCAATCAATAAATGGAACAAGCCATTCAAAAGAGTCAATCTTGGAGGGCTGACCTGCGACAGTTTGGATTACTACAATACTGAAGCCCATGTCAACCAAGTGTTTTTACCTCAAATCGATGAAGGTGATGATGAACCTCTGTATATTGGATTTTTCCATACCGGTGCTTATCAAGAAAGTTTGAGCGGGTATGGAGGTATTAAGCATTGTTTGATTCCTTCGCCCAAACACGTGATTATTGATTTGGATGATGAGGGCAATTATACAACGAAGTTGTTTGCAAAAGAACAGAGTTATAAGTCCATGATGAAAATTTTGGGATACGAGTAA